The Thioalkalivibrio sulfidiphilus HL-EbGr7 genome includes a window with the following:
- a CDS encoding EAL domain-containing protein: MKPTEARSQEPSPEEQEDGIARLHQVAAQNLETTPPVLVSYLAVPDARLTRLHISPHFKHLVQGNGAHGAYLKDHDRWVQYLHPEDRERVQQALAGTREAQSPYCIDYRLSDAKGVTRWVRDMGIYVGDPQQGGTVIQGVMMDVSLEHELRDRIEALAKQARRAEAEAAASKAGELLQQMHETLEHTASAILRLDAAGRISYANQAALRLTGHTRPELLGHDFAQALLNAPEGRRPADGPAPYLKDCREVLRSRQPHHLQGLTLWRKDARPLEINCQLAPGAEGGAILTLEDATEYRSLSTQLQYQVTHDALTGLLNRRELLIRLEQALRQARNGHNNGAMLYIDLDQFKVINDTSGHTAGDELLRQISSLLTGAIRQGDALARLGGDEFAVILNDCPASEIMDTADQLREHIADHVFRWEDKSYNVTASIGVVPINRESGNVITVMSAADTACHSAKDKGRNRIHAFKLDDTSMIRRQGEMRWVARIHQAVQEGRFSLFAQTIQPVEAREKHRGTHLEMLIKMQGEGDELIPPGVFLPAAERYNLSGTIDRWVLQHTFSWIADAGLDENRLSLCAINLSGHSVGDPAFLDYVVSQLKRHALPATLICFEITETVAIANLNQARTMMETLGGMGCRFALDDFGSGMSSFGYLRTLPVDYLKIDGLFVKDIAKDPTDLALVRSINDIAHVMGKRTIAEFVESQEILDRLQEMGVDYAQGNFIAEPVPVAELRI; this comes from the coding sequence TTGAAACCTACGGAAGCCCGCTCACAAGAGCCCAGCCCGGAAGAACAGGAAGACGGCATCGCCCGGCTGCACCAGGTGGCCGCCCAGAACCTCGAGACCACGCCCCCGGTGCTGGTCTCCTATCTGGCCGTACCGGATGCGCGACTGACCCGTCTGCACATCAGCCCGCACTTCAAACACCTGGTCCAGGGCAATGGCGCCCACGGCGCCTACCTCAAGGACCACGACCGCTGGGTGCAATACCTGCACCCGGAGGACCGGGAGCGGGTTCAGCAGGCCCTGGCCGGGACCCGCGAAGCCCAGAGCCCCTACTGCATCGATTACCGACTGAGTGACGCCAAGGGCGTCACACGCTGGGTCCGGGACATGGGCATCTACGTGGGTGATCCCCAGCAGGGGGGCACGGTGATCCAGGGCGTGATGATGGATGTCTCCCTGGAGCACGAGCTCAGGGACCGGATCGAGGCCCTGGCCAAACAGGCGCGTCGGGCGGAGGCCGAGGCCGCCGCCTCCAAGGCCGGTGAACTGCTGCAGCAGATGCACGAAACCCTGGAACACACGGCCTCCGCCATCCTGCGCCTCGACGCCGCCGGCAGGATCAGCTACGCCAACCAGGCCGCCCTGCGGCTCACCGGTCATACCCGCCCCGAGCTGCTCGGCCACGACTTTGCCCAGGCCCTGCTGAACGCCCCCGAAGGACGCCGCCCCGCCGACGGCCCTGCCCCATATCTGAAGGACTGCCGAGAGGTCCTGCGCTCGCGCCAGCCGCACCACCTGCAAGGGCTCACCCTGTGGCGCAAGGACGCACGCCCCCTGGAGATCAACTGCCAGCTGGCGCCCGGTGCCGAGGGTGGCGCGATCCTCACCCTGGAGGACGCCACCGAGTACCGCTCCCTCAGCACGCAGCTGCAATACCAGGTGACCCACGACGCCCTCACCGGACTGCTCAACCGCCGGGAGCTGCTCATCCGCCTGGAACAGGCCCTGCGCCAGGCCCGCAACGGTCACAACAACGGGGCCATGCTGTATATCGATCTGGACCAGTTCAAGGTCATCAACGACACCAGCGGCCACACCGCCGGCGACGAACTGCTGCGCCAGATCAGCAGCCTGCTCACCGGCGCCATTCGCCAGGGCGATGCCCTGGCCCGGCTGGGGGGTGACGAGTTTGCGGTGATCCTCAACGACTGCCCCGCCAGCGAGATCATGGACACCGCCGACCAGCTGCGTGAGCACATCGCCGACCATGTGTTCCGCTGGGAGGACAAGTCCTACAACGTCACCGCCAGCATCGGCGTGGTGCCCATCAACCGCGAAAGCGGCAATGTGATCACCGTGATGAGCGCCGCGGACACCGCCTGCCATTCCGCCAAGGACAAGGGTCGCAACCGCATCCACGCCTTCAAGCTGGACGACACCAGCATGATCCGCCGCCAGGGCGAGATGCGCTGGGTGGCACGCATCCACCAGGCGGTGCAGGAAGGTCGCTTCTCCCTGTTTGCCCAGACCATCCAGCCGGTGGAGGCGAGGGAAAAACATCGCGGTACGCACCTGGAGATGCTGATCAAGATGCAGGGCGAGGGTGACGAGTTGATCCCGCCCGGCGTGTTCCTGCCGGCGGCGGAGCGCTACAACCTCTCCGGCACCATCGACCGCTGGGTGCTGCAGCACACCTTCTCCTGGATCGCGGATGCAGGGCTCGACGAAAACCGCCTGTCCCTGTGCGCCATCAACCTATCCGGACATTCCGTCGGCGACCCCGCCTTCCTGGACTACGTGGTGTCACAGCTCAAGCGTCACGCCCTGCCCGCCACCCTGATCTGTTTCGAGATCACCGAGACCGTGGCCATCGCCAATCTCAACCAGGCGCGCACCATGATGGAGACCCTGGGCGGCATGGGCTGTCGCTTCGCCCTGGACGATTTCGGCAGCGGCATGTCCTCGTTCGGCTACCTGCGCACCCTGCCGGTGGACTACCTGAAGATCGACGGCCTGTTCGTCAAGGACATCGCCAAGGACCCCACCGACCTGGCCCTGGTGCGCTCCATCAACGACATCGCCCACGTGATGGGCAAGCGCACCATCGCGGAATTCGTGGAATCCCAGGAAATCCTCGACCGCCTGCAGGAGATGG